In one Candidatus Methylacidiphilales bacterium genomic region, the following are encoded:
- a CDS encoding DUF2442 domain-containing protein, whose protein sequence is MSTLLDRAKSAAYAEGYIVVVMESGVEIRFPIAGNPRLSAGTPEQLNTIEISPFGLHWPELDEDLSFRGLAEGQYGQTSQPRNKRCG, encoded by the coding sequence ATGAGCACATTACTCGACAGGGCTAAGTCAGCTGCTTATGCAGAGGGATATATCGTGGTCGTCATGGAAAGTGGCGTGGAAATCCGTTTTCCTATCGCAGGCAACCCCCGATTGTCAGCTGGCACACCGGAGCAATTGAATACTATTGAGATTTCCCCCTTTGGTCTGCACTGGCCGGAGCTCGATGAAGACCTTTCCTTCCGTGGATTGGCCGAAGGCCAATACGGACAAACCAGCCAACCCCGCAATAAGCGGTGCGGCTGA
- a CDS encoding DUF4160 domain-containing protein, which yields MPLIFEQDGYRFFFYSNDHLPIHVHVRYGGGEAVFVLEDQIALRESIGLKVKELSKAQELAESHKEDILKKWNEHITRQG from the coding sequence ATGCCTTTGATTTTCGAGCAAGACGGGTATCGGTTTTTCTTCTACAGCAATGACCACCTGCCTATTCATGTCCATGTGAGATATGGCGGAGGGGAGGCTGTTTTTGTCCTGGAGGATCAGATCGCGCTTAGGGAATCCATCGGCCTGAAAGTGAAGGAGTTATCCAAGGCGCAAGAACTTGCAGAATCCCATAAGGAAGACATACTCAAAAAGTGGAATGAGCACATTACTCGACAGGGCTAA
- a CDS encoding ATP-grasp fold amidoligase family protein encodes MGLLRRWALRRWEGQAHILAVFEQIHGYRFDSKNVTTFTEKLCRRMLNLHRRHNPLFAQLADKYAAREYIRKRVGSEYLVPLLWHGSDPGKLPFEKMPKKCVVKTNHDCGSALVLDAEDKMDRDEVVHRVRRKLAENYYWASREAQYAHIKPRVLVEEYLEDGQPSGPLDYRFWCFNGKPLLIQVDNRVHGINPFYDPGWSKTDLNYREAFRETDIEKPKCLDKMLGIASVLSQNIGFVRVDLYLVGQRILCGEFAFSPVAGRLRFNSAEWDAYMGAHWQLND; translated from the coding sequence GTGGGCCTCCTCAGGAGATGGGCGCTTCGGCGATGGGAAGGTCAGGCTCATATTCTCGCGGTCTTTGAACAAATCCACGGCTACCGTTTCGACAGCAAGAACGTCACCACATTTACGGAAAAGCTATGCCGTCGCATGCTCAACCTGCACCGTCGGCACAATCCTCTGTTTGCTCAGTTGGCGGACAAGTACGCCGCGAGGGAATACATCCGAAAACGGGTCGGTTCCGAGTACCTTGTACCATTGCTCTGGCATGGGTCGGATCCGGGGAAGTTGCCGTTTGAAAAAATGCCGAAGAAGTGTGTGGTCAAAACAAATCATGACTGTGGCAGCGCCTTGGTGCTCGATGCAGAGGACAAAATGGATCGAGACGAGGTGGTTCACCGGGTGCGCCGCAAGCTGGCCGAAAACTACTACTGGGCCTCGCGCGAGGCACAATACGCCCATATTAAACCGCGTGTTCTGGTGGAAGAGTATCTGGAGGACGGACAGCCGTCCGGTCCCCTCGACTACCGCTTCTGGTGTTTCAACGGCAAACCCTTGCTGATCCAAGTTGACAACCGGGTGCACGGCATCAACCCATTCTATGATCCTGGTTGGTCCAAGACCGACTTGAACTACCGCGAGGCCTTTCGTGAGACTGACATCGAAAAGCCCAAGTGTTTGGACAAGATGCTTGGAATCGCCTCAGTTCTTTCTCAAAACATTGGATTTGTCCGGGTGGACCTTTACCTTGTCGGACAGCGGATCTTATGCGGGGAATTCGCTTTCTCACCCGTCGCTGGGCGCCTTCGATTCAATTCGGCCGAATGGGACGCGTATATGGGTGCGCATTGGCAGTTGAATGACTGA
- a CDS encoding CHAP domain-containing protein has product MSRLALGAVLPSLAIWSLVLVWLSRGDSPGRAVLRLTVDLRKLQEQAEVGEVIDAWRGVPVRNNGIPYDRSVGSHHSPSGYYYGRQWQCVEFVKRFYFDARGHAMPDVMGHAREFYDPAVPSGEINAKRGMRQFANGGSEPPRLDDLMVWTEGSYGHVAVVCKVGADFVEVVQQNVRQGSRQRFRLVRSGETTPTVRVEGPRDPAGWLRVTGPEK; this is encoded by the coding sequence ATGAGCCGTCTTGCTTTGGGTGCTGTCCTGCCCTCCCTGGCGATATGGTCACTCGTGCTGGTTTGGCTGAGTCGCGGGGACTCTCCCGGAAGGGCTGTGCTGCGCCTGACGGTTGATCTGCGGAAGCTTCAGGAACAGGCCGAAGTAGGGGAGGTGATCGACGCCTGGCGCGGGGTGCCGGTGCGGAACAACGGGATTCCCTACGACCGCAGCGTGGGCTCGCACCATTCGCCCTCGGGGTATTACTACGGCCGGCAGTGGCAGTGCGTGGAGTTTGTGAAGCGGTTTTACTTCGATGCCAGGGGCCACGCCATGCCCGATGTGATGGGGCACGCCAGGGAGTTTTACGACCCGGCCGTCCCTTCCGGGGAAATCAACGCCAAGCGCGGCATGCGACAGTTTGCCAACGGCGGTTCAGAGCCGCCCCGGTTGGACGACCTGATGGTGTGGACCGAGGGGAGCTACGGCCATGTCGCCGTGGTGTGCAAGGTGGGCGCGGACTTCGTCGAAGTGGTGCAACAGAACGTCCGCCAGGGAAGCCGGCAGCGTTTCAGGCTGGTGCGATCAGGGGAAACAACCCCCACCGTGCGGGTCGAGGGTCCGCGCGACCCGGCCGGCTGGCTGCGAGTGACCGGTCCGGAAAAGTAG